The Methylocaldum marinum genome includes the window GGTGGCGTCAAGGCGCGCAGCGATCTTGTCGATCTCGGCGAGAATATCGAGGCCACGCGGATCCAGGTAATGGGCGACGGTCTGTGCTCTCGCCTTGCCCGCGACATCACTCTCCTTACGATATTTCCCGGTAAGAAAGCCGCCGGCCAAAGCGTAATAAGAGAGCACTCCGAGGCCTTCATCGAGACAAAGCCTCCGTAGCGGCCCCTCGAAGAGGGAGCGGTTGGCAAGGTGGTAATGGGGCTGCAGGCAGGCGAAACGCGGAAAGCCCTTGGCCTCGGAGATCGCTAGCGCTTCCGCGAGCCGCGGTGCCACAAAGTTCGAGGCGCCGATGGCGCGGACCTTTCCGGCCTCAACCAGAAGCGCAAAGGCTTCAAGCGTTTCTTCCAGGGGAACGTAAGCGTCGTCGATATGCGCTTGGTAAAGGTCTATCTGGTCAACCCCGAGGCGTTTGAGGGAGGCGTCGGCCGAACGCAGGATATGGGCCTTCGAAAGACCCTTGCCGAAGGATTTCATATCCATGCCGACCTTGGTCGCGATGACGATCTTCTCGCGCGCGCCGCCGCGTTTGAGCCACAAACCGAGGATAGATTCGGATTCGCCGCCGCTATGGCCGTCTACCCAGGTTGAATAGACATCGGCGGTGTCGATCAGTGAAAAGCCTCTCTCGACGAACCGGTCTATGAGGGAAAGCGAGGTAGCCTCGTCGGCGGTCCAACCGAAGACATTGCCACCCAGCGCCAAAGGCGCAATCTCGATGCCGGTCGAGCCGAGTCTACGTTTTTTCATGCCTTCCCGGTTATGCGAAGAAACAGGGGCAGACCGGGTATCGGCGTGTATGGCTTTAGGTCCGGGAATTCAGCATGGTCCTGGTCGATCAGATCGTGACCGACCTGTAACAGGCCAACTTGTTCAAGGGTACTCATAGGTCTTAAGCCTCGGGGTGTGCGGCGCAAGCAGCCGGTATCTGGCCGCATTATTACGGGTCTCGCTCCCCATTGGTAAGCCCCTGTACGCGTCTTTGCCCGAAACGCTGCATTTCTTCCGCCGGGCTGTTTGCCCCCCTAAAACCCTTGACCCGAAATCGGCTCGATCAGGCTATTTCCACCCCGTGAATTCGGCACTATGGTACAAAACCTACAAGATTGTCTCGTTTCCAACCCTGATTTATGGCCGGGGCCTCCCTGGCTGTTGTTGCACTGTTCTTCAGGTCTGTCTCCGGGATAGGCCGAGGGGGCGCTAGTGCCTATTGAAGCCTCAGATACCTGCGTCCCCGGCTGATTCTCCGGGACGCAGACGGTTCAGCTTGCCCCGGCCTCGTCCGCCTTAGCATCCCGCAGCCGTCTTTCATCCCATCCGGTACACCATCAACTGCCCAGTCGGCGCCCGATGGCTCCTTCGTAGCAATAGGGGCCGCCAGTGGTCCGCCATTTGCTTATTTCCGGCCAGGTATTCACTTTATCAAGAGGGCGATTCCGATGGCATTCACCGTGATTTGTCACAAGAACGACGTGACCGAAGGGAGTATGGGGTTCTTCCAGGCCGGAAAAAAGAGCGTACTGGTGGTTTGGCCGACAGGCGGCGAGCTCAAGGCGTATCGCGGACGCTGCCCACATGCCGACATGCCCTTGAACGAGGCGAGCTTTGACGGGAAGACAATCAAGTGCCAGCACCATCAATGGGGCTTCGACTGCACCAGCGGCAAGTGTGTGACACACATCGTCCGCCACGTCCTCCACCCCTACGAATTGCGGGTTGAGGGTGACGAGATTCAGGTCGACGTCGGGCCGGTCAAGCCGCCGCGCTCAGCTGCCGGAGTCCACGAGTCCTCGAAAACGTAAATATTTCGTCCCACGGATTTTCCAAACCTTAGGGGTGCCATAAACAGTTCAGTATTCTCGCCATGCGTGTCCGTGCAGATTTTTCCCGGAAAGAGATCGTTCGGCTCGCAGAGGCCGAA containing:
- a CDS encoding aldo/keto reductase; the encoded protein is MALGGNVFGWTADEATSLSLIDRFVERGFSLIDTADVYSTWVDGHSGGESESILGLWLKRGGAREKIVIATKVGMDMKSFGKGLSKAHILRSADASLKRLGVDQIDLYQAHIDDAYVPLEETLEAFALLVEAGKVRAIGASNFVAPRLAEALAISEAKGFPRFACLQPHYHLANRSLFEGPLRRLCLDEGLGVLSYYALAGGFLTGKYRKESDVAGKARAQTVAHYLDPRGLDILAEIDKIAARLDATPAQIAIAWVMAQPGITAPIVSATSLAQLEEILQSAEISLDRAALDRLDRISA
- a CDS encoding Rieske 2Fe-2S domain-containing protein — protein: MAFTVICHKNDVTEGSMGFFQAGKKSVLVVWPTGGELKAYRGRCPHADMPLNEASFDGKTIKCQHHQWGFDCTSGKCVTHIVRHVLHPYELRVEGDEIQVDVGPVKPPRSAAGVHESSKT